Genomic DNA from Thermoanaerobaculum aquaticum:
GGCCATGGCCGCTTCCCGCCGCAACGGGGCAAGGGCAAACGGGTAACGCCACTGCTTGAGCTCCAGGATTTCCTGAAGCACCGGCAAAGCTCGGGGGTCCCGCAAGCGGCCGAGAGCGCGGATGAGGTCAAAGGTGAGGGGCTCCCTAAGCTTCATGCCCATTTGCGCGCGAAGCCGCTCCACCAGAGCCCGGACCACCGCGGGGTGGGGGATGCGGGAGGCCACACCCAGGGCCGCCCGGGCCCTTTCCTCGTCTTCGCTTTCCAGTTCCCGTCGCAAAAGCGGGAGCCACTCGGGGTCCTCCAGGGCCACCAGGGTTTTGAGGATTTCCGCAGCCACCTGAGGCCGGGCCTGGGGGAGGAGGCGTTTGATGGCCGGAAGGATGGCCTTGTCTTGCAGCTTCCGCAGGCAAAACACGGCGTTGCGCACCACGTACCACCGGTCATCCTCCAGCAGCGGCCGCAGGTAAGGAACCGCACGGTTGCCGTAACGGAGCACCACCTCGAGAAGCCTTTTGCGTACCGCCAGACGCTCCTCAGCAGCTAGCGCCTCGAGGATGGAGGGCAGCGCCCTTTCACCCAGGCCGGCGAGGATGGCGGTGAGGGTGGGGTGGTGCTGGCGGTCGCTGGTGCCCAGGGCGGCCACCACCGCCTCCACCGCCTGCTGCATGGCTTTTTCTTGCAACTGCGGGTTGCGGGAGGCCCCCACCAGCGGGGCTACCCGCTGGGCCGTGGGGTAATCGCCCATGGCCACCGCCCCCACGAAGACCTCCACCAGGCGGGCAGCGGCGGCTTCACCGGCCGGGGCCCCCGGCCACAGGGTGAGCATCTCGCCCAGGACCCGCACGAAGTGGGCCTCCACTTCGGTTTCGGCGCAGGACGCCGAAAGCTCCCGAACCCACGGCATTCCCGACCAGTCCACCGCGATTTTTCCCCGGACTTCCGGAAGCACCTGGGGGGGTTCCTCGCCGGGGACCGGAAGGCGGGGAAGGAGCTGGCGCGCGCGCTTGACGATCTCCACGGGCACGTCCATTTCCGTAACGCTTTCCGGCGAGGCCATTTGGGCCAAAAGGCGCTGGATGGCGGGGGGAACCGGTTCGTCGTGGAGTAGCAAGAACTCCACGCCATCCAGCAGCACTTCCAGGGCCAGGATCGGGTCCCGGGTGCCCACCAGGTCAGCCAGTTTGGGCTGGCGGAGGAAGG
This window encodes:
- a CDS encoding HEAT repeat domain-containing protein, producing ALRLYPPGHPGLEPLKGRLQRDIRALPDEPLVRLVLNPDRVFWGEHEVVPPAEAPGRRLVQLLFQLGLAVVQMSFPEAEQGLLALTQYLASLGDNPREADRQMLLAAAADFPGVQLFPLDLSGVQVVTEEEISSKDGSRLAWPQLAKVLARDWAFAWPGKLKEGLLDAGSVVELANSLPDPGPVFEYLFRSVAEALEGSPQAQRPLLVSELRLFLADLCRLLEPERRSMAVAAFLRQPKLADLVGTRDPILALEVLLDGVEFLLLHDEPVPPAIQRLLAQMASPESVTEMDVPVEIVKRARQLLPRLPVPGEEPPQVLPEVRGKIAVDWSGMPWVRELSASCAETEVEAHFVRVLGEMLTLWPGAPAGEAAAARLVEVFVGAVAMGDYPTAQRVAPLVGASRNPQLQEKAMQQAVEAVVAALGTSDRQHHPTLTAILAGLGERALPSILEALAAEERLAVRKRLLEVVLRYGNRAVPYLRPLLEDDRWYVVRNAVFCLRKLQDKAILPAIKRLLPQARPQVAAEILKTLVALEDPEWLPLLRRELESEDEERARAALGVASRIPHPAVVRALVERLRAQMGMKLREPLTFDLIRALGRLRDPRALPVLQEILELKQWRYPFALAPLRREAAMAIAQLEGAEAQRVAQALATGRDHELADAVRQGKSLATTREEEEG